The window ACTGATGAAGACAAAGGAGAGTTACAGACCATCCAGGACACGTTCAGCTCTGTGGTCAATGACTTCATCATGGTTCTGTTCACTGTGGAGTCAGATCCTAAAGCTCCACCTGTTGTTAAATTTATAAGCGGAGACGGAGACATCCAGAGGCTTATTCAGAGCTGTGGAGGAAGATATGTTGTTGTCAACATCAAGGACCAGCAGCTGAATCCCGAACTTCTAACGGAGGTGGAAAAAACAATCATTCACAAGAATTCTCCAGGTTTTTACACTTCAGAGACATTTACAAGGGCCCAAATGGAGAAGACCATAAAACAAGATGAACACATCACCAGACTAGAGGCTGAAATGAAGAAACTCAAAAAGACACAGTCTGATCTTTGTAAGCTCttttaaaaattatgttataCCATATTTCAAATGAGACTTCTGGTGCAATGTTGTAGTAATTGTCAGCGTTTAATCTTTCTGAATTTTCTTTCATTACAGGTACTGAACCAGATCAGAGCTCCATGCATCTGAGGATTGTTCTAATTGGAAAGACCGGTTGTGGAAAGAGTTCTTCTGGAAACACAATTCTGGGACgtaaagccttcaaagccgagTCCAACCCCAATTCAGTCACAAAATGTTGTCAGAAAGAAGAGTGTGAGGTGGACGGTCGTCCTGTTGCTGTCGTCGACACTCCTGGTTTATTTGATGACAGTTTGAGCCATGAAGAAGTTAATGATGAGACTTTGAAATGTATGAGTCTCCTGGCTCCAGGTCCACATGTCTTCCTGCTGGTGTTACGGATCGGAAGATTCACTCCAGAAGAGAAAGAGACTTTGAGATTAATAAAGGAAGGCTTTGGGAAAGGTTCAGAAAAGTTCACCATCATTCTTTTTACAAATGGGGATACATTGGAACATGATGGGCAGACAATCGAggattacataaaaaaagatcaaaatctGTTAGAGAAGCTCATTTCTGACTGTGGAGGAAGATACCATGTGTTTAACAATCACGACAGACAGAACCGAACACAGGTCAGTGACCTGATTAGAAAGATCGACAGGATGGTGAAGGAAAATAACGGCTGCTTCTACACCAATGAGATGCTGCAGGAGGCTGAAGCTGCcatccagaaaaaaacagagaagattctcaaggagaaagaagaagagatgaaaagagagagggaggaacTCAAGAGAAAGTATGAGGAAGATATGcaagaaatgaaaagaaaaatggaagaagaaaaagaaaaactaaaacaggaagCAGACTGGAAACTGAAGGAAATGAAAGAGAATATTGATAAAGAGCATaaacagagagagaaggagcaggaaaagagagaaaaggaaaagaggaaaagagaaacagatgacaaaactcATCGACAGAATTTGATACAGCAGCTTGAAGATCTGGACAAACAAATTCAGtcagagaaagaggaaaagaagattGTCAACAGAGAGCTGGAAAGGATCAGAGAAGAGAAGGAGAAAGATAAAGAGGCTTGGGAAAAAGAACGCAAAGAATGGtgggagaaacaaaaagaggaggaagagaagagaaaagaggaagagcAAAGAAAACTGAGAGAACTTGAGGAGCAGTACAAGGAGGAACGTGAAAGAtatgaagaggaaagaaagaaagaagaacaaaTCAGaagagaacaagaagaaaaagaacgaAAGATTTTAGAGGAAAAGCTGGAACGACTTCAAAAGGAATACGAAGACAGAGCGAGAGAGGAAGCTGTGAAGTCAAACGAATTCCAggagaaatataaaaaggagTTTGAAGCACAAAAGGAGGCGCTTAAGGAGCAAATAAAGGACAAGGAGGAGAAGTATGACCTGTTGAAGGCACTGGCAGCACACAAGGAATCAGAAAAGAGGAAACAACATAAGCATGAAATTAGTAATTTAGTGAACTGTATCTCCAAGAAGAGAGGAAATATAACAGCAGTTAAAGATTTACTGATCAAACATGAGAAAGAATTAAAGCAGAccaaaacagagaaagaaaaagaagaaatgcagaaaaatcaTGAAACTGAAATAAGTGAACTGGTGGAGAAACTTCTTGAGGAAGCTAAGACAAAATCCTCGTGTTCCATCTTATGAGGATATTTGTTTGTTGTGCCTCTGCAAGCTGAAAATTAGTTTTCTACATGTCTGATAACACCTACATATCTGTGTTATGAACATTAGACAAATGTTCTTCTCATGAATGTCTGATCAGTGTTGGGGACAAGAACTTTACGTATTTGTTATTTTGCGCTCTTGAAATGTTCTATAAATGAAACCCGTGAAGCAGGTCTTACAGTCCAccagcaacaacaggaaaaaagaaactgcaATTATCAATATGAAGGTCCATTAACGAGTATGTTCCTCCCACTACTGTGGGTGTGGTGTTTGATGTACCGCTGCTGCTTGGTGCTGACCCTcagtcctgtttttttcccctgcttcTGCTGAACCTGGCACACGGAGGAACCTCTGGCAGAGGTTTCACTTCCAGAACCAGAGCTTTGTCCATTCTTAGAGAAAGTGTGACGCTGCTGTGCATCACCTGAAGCTGTCTCAGGCAGAATAACATTGTACAATAATCTTATTGTACAATGTTCTCCATTGAAGTGCCAAAACCTGATTTTGTTATAATAAAAAACTTAGAAATAGCGTCAGGAGGTTTGCTTCTAGTTCTTGGCTGTTAATTCTAGGATGCTATATAGATGGCTATAGTTGGAATTATATTCTTGCCTCTGGTATGCTATTAATGTCTGGTTTTTCCTCCTTGATTTAACAGATTGTCCTCCTGGGACGTAGCATAAGTTGTTTCTAAGActcttatgttctgttttagttccactttagctgctttttccctttttatatgATTATTGTGAATCCTAtatgtggaaatttaaaaggTAACTGCTGCCAGTTTCATTAAAGAAAATCTTAATGTTGAGACCCCAGAAATTTGAAGAGTATGCTGTGGAGAGGATGAGTAGCGTCAGAGGTCATCGGTCTCTCAGCTGTTCAAGAGAGAGGAAGGATCTCTAACCAATAAACTGGATTCTGACAAACAGACAGTGTCTGTGTAttatgtgtgaattctgagtcTCACTCAGGTGTCTCACCAAAACTGGTGAAGCACagttctgttcataacttttatggacagcaTCCGAGACTAGGTCTTGAGCCGGTAAAGGGTAGAGTGctttctccgggttggggaggatgtgctgcccctagtggaggagttcaagtattttggggtcttgtttacgaatgaggggaagatggagcgggagatcgacaggcggattggtgcggcgtctgctgtgaagcgggcgctgtaccgatccgttgtggtgaagagagagctgagccaaaaggcgaagctctcgatttaccggtcgatctacgttcctaccctcatctatggtcatgagctttgggtcgtgactgaaagaacgagatcccggatacaagcggctgaaattagttttctccgtagtgtgtctgggctctcccttagagatagggtgaggagctcagtcatccggggaggactcagagtagagccgctgctcctctacgtcgagaggagccagttgaggtggctcgggcatctggtcaggatgcctcctggacgcctccctggtgaggtgttccgggcacgtcccaccgggaggcggaccaggacacgctggagggactatgtttctctgctggcctgggaacgccttgggattatggttacataatgacaataaagactctggGTTCTTGATTAattcaggatccccaggggtttgattacttaTTATAGCTTCCTGGGATCCTAcagcattttatattttcacttCTCATATTTCCTTGTTAGCTTCAGGTTCAATCTGAAAACCCTTGTGaataaggactctttagccaaagtgaaAGTGTGTCAGCGATcgccatgatcagtgctgtcTGAAAAGTGTCAGTAAGGAGGGAGGTAGATGCTTCCTCTCATGTCTaatttagcctaggaaccttACAATGTCCCTTATCTGTGAAAAGTAGAGTTAAGTGTACAATGTGCTAACCTAATTCTTGAAATAACGGTTTCTTCTCTCCTATATGCTCCACGTAGTCTGGTATCTGCTACCCTATTGTGAATGTTGTAcatatggcttttttttttgttatcccACTCCTGATTTATGTGCCTCCAAATCATGCGCTTTATTCcagatttacttattttaaccTTCATTTCCACTGTATTTTTTTAGAGCCTCTTTTGCCAGTCTGTCAACTCTCTCATTTCCATCAATCCCTACATGTGCTGACACACATACTGccctcctctccctctgctTAACTAACTTTTACTCATCTAAACAGTGTAATCAACTCTCTAACCTCCTTCCAACCTCTCCCATATATATTCAGTCAGCTCAGCAGTAACCAGTTGTCAGGTCCTCCGTCTACCCACCCTGTTCTGGTCACCTTTGCTGTGTTGCTGGTTCGTTTATCTCTGCCGTCATCGTAAGCCTCGgttgtttattaaaaacatattcagTATTCATTAGTTATGGTGAGATGAGGCCTCATGAGGATTGAACCATTTACGCCAATTGCTTCAGCAAAGAGTTAATTTCACGAGGCTTCATTTGCACATGAAACCACCAATTGGTCGAGTCCATAATCACAGTCAGCAATATAATCTGTGATTTTTTccctgtgtttttattctttagggcCCTTAGAAATTATCATTAATAAGTAATAAATATGAATTTCTCTCATGATCATCTCATGTGCATAGTATGTATGTTTTTGAACATGTTCTGTGTGTAATTTCTGTAAGAAAAGTACAATGTTAAATGGCAGGCTGTGTTTGCTTTTCTGTCATTTGAGTGAAATGTCATAGGCCTCAGCAGACAGACAGTTAAAGTGCTTGAGAAACTTGGAAGAGGGCATTGGATATGTTTGTGCAACTTGCACAATGATATATAAAAAGGGATattgtatacatttttattcacaaataaaagttttttgacagtttttgcttttaattgattACTTTTTTGACACTATTCTGGCCTTTGAAAACACCAGTTCCCAAGGCACTGGAGATGCTGATGTGCATAAAAACACAAGTACAGGTTTGTGTAAATTAGGGTACAGCACTTTTGTCCTCTCCCAGTACTCCAGTGGATTTTCTATTCAGCTGATATTGGGCACTGAAAGGTAGGGCTGGACTTGAAGCGTGGCATCAGCAgttacattttgcatttttcttgaCTCCATCACACTCCTGGCCTCACAATGCCACAGTTCGCTACCTAAGAGAAAACAGCAGATCATGTTAGCAAGTGATCCGATAGAAATATctgatctaaaaaataaaaaggaatagATTACCTGCAGAGATATCATGAGAGGTGGAAGCCTGGGTGAGTACCTTCATTTTCTGGTTACATCACTTAATGGTGGAGCACTCTGAGGTCAGTCTCTTAACGGCTTCAGGGGCTTTAGTTTGTATTAGAAGCACCGTCAATGACTATTCATGTCACCTTATTGATGATTCCCTGCTCCTCCGTCAGCGAGGTTTTCACAATAGCTATAATTTCAGCAGTGTGTGATTGGGGGAATGACTGAACTCAACGCAGCACTGCATCGAGATTAGTTTTCTGATCCTCAAAATGCCTGTTACAGCCATGTTGATGGATATCCACATAGCAGACATAAGGATAACATCAGCCACATCTTCCACTTTAGCCTCCATCTTCTTGTTCATAGATTAAAACTTCTCCACCATGTGCTCCAgagcctaaaataaaatatgtagagCTGGATCATAAGACAAACAAAGCACTCTTTCATTTTATGCATTCATACATACATATCTGCCATGTAGGGAGAACATAATTAGGATCAAATTTAGACCCGAATGCCCTGAATCCACACAATCAACACTACTGAAGGGTTGTTGATATCCCAGCCAATTATGAGTCCTTTCTTTCCTAGTTGTATATGAATGACTAAATGTAAGGTAAGGTTTGGGTGTATTTAATTAGAATTTTGCTGTTTTGACCTCAATTTGCTCTCAAGGTGTTACACTGCCTCCAGTCACTTAGTATGGTGGGTTAAACCAGTGACTAACGCACATTCTTACTTCACACTACATGTGAGGAAACAGGCAGGACTGTTGAGAATGTGTATTCTCTGACCCAACATCATTTGAACTCGGATCATTTCTATACTGCTTTAATCcagcagtttatttataattttttccattttatcagaggtcactaaagttagtgttgcttcggtgtgtaagtttgctaaaacaatgtcggactctgtaattttctctggtcccgtgcctgatctgaccagtgatgacatgtttagccatCATTCAACCACTGATTGTCTAGGTGGTGTAATGAAAAAGACGCTACAGGGCTACAggttttctggggaaaacctggtttgattcggagagacggcatcaatcccactttggatggtgcagcttttctttctaggaatctggccggatttattagttctcctaaatactgacaatccagggtccagaccaggaagcagagccgtagtttaacacacctctctacAGCTTCTGTtctgttaaaggagaagtccggtcaaagtcaaaattaaaactgctgaaagtactttaaatataaaattattacattacatacattcaataaatgataagcttttttaattaagagtaattttcatttgaaggtccttttatgggggccgccatcttggtgaagaacagtactgccaagTCTCCAATgcccctatctgtccccttgtaaataaatacccgttttcatgccgaaatatattttttaacctcttaaacaaagatagacatggtattaagcatttaaatttaaattaatagtaattttacattttagagacataaaaagaaaacaaataagcattaaagtacggtttatgggttgggttctgcaatgttataagatgagtataaaacccatctttagaaccaatctctgctcaaaatggtgatctacaccgcctaatctacttccagtagttatcatcagttattgcaaccgtaaactgcagaaaatacaggcagagcagctctttctgagtttactGTGCTCCTGTCAGAATGAAGCTGcagcgcgttatgaggcggagggatattccGGCGTCACGTAGTTTAGGCCCCAAACAATCGATTTCACTTTCAggaacaagcccaaaaaaactgcatccccacaactcatgaaatatacaagcgactttagaaaaaactagaccaaagttgcataaaataagtgggcttcacaacagtgaaCATCCTTTCCAAgtgtcgtatccctccgccgctctggtCAGTACACAAATGttccggcaaattctacattataaaaaagaaaaatataccgaaaaatcctcgctctcatctcatcttgaagacattcttcttccaaatgttggctgcatatgacgtttctctctggccagaagcacgATGGAAAATCCTCTCTCTTCAAGTAGGTAATCCAACAAACGAACCCGGTGGATCATAAATCGGATAGTTGAAAAAACTAaggttttttccacttttacccgatgtattggaacatccaactgccatgcatgtgcgcattgttgcttcagcaatagctctcgtgaatttcaatggtgaagtcctctggaaatccaaaaaaattgttgatgatcacagctgtgtagaacggctcctattgactttgcttgGAAAGTGCGGTGAAATGCTGTCGGCTCTCCGCTTTACCACGTCACTGGGTGTCATGTGAGGCGGCccttactgcccatatttgggcagtaagggccgcccccatacacagtgatccagacgacaatttatgtttttattttcttattgattaaagataagttcattaaataaccacgaacgtattagttttagttatagctaatgatcccttGATTTTTACCCTATTGAGATGGtttctttcccacggccaaaactgaacagatcaaaaacggatcaaaaaggaacaaatcataaaaatctaataagaaatcaaacagaaccaaaaaataaaacagttaaatgtggtctattaaatataaggtctcgaATTACAGGCTTCAATAACTGGGGACGCTTGGAACGAAATCTGTACAGAAGCACATTTAACAACAAACTCTAATACATAGGGAGAATTCAAGTGGAAAATAATAATCCGGTTTTTCAGAACACCAGCGATAACTAATAAAATGTACCCTACACAACCCAATCTATGCTGGAGAAACTGCGGGACACGGAACGCCAACCATATTCATATTATGTGGTCTTGCCCTAAATTAAGTGAATTTTGGAAGAATATCTTCGATGCTCTgaacagtggcggctggccagtagggggcgctcgggcgccgccccctttaaattgtttagataataaattatttctgaactgcaaaatacttagaaatgtatttattcatactgtgtgaccaatagacatgttagaatttattaaaatattaaatacataattctatttaattgctcacattgtgcacacttcctcctttcctatgtgcagggcgccggtctaatgggagtgaatgtagcCGCGTCAACTTTGGCAAGCaggtgatctgaggctgacttttaattggttatctaggtTTTTGCATAGGGGCGCACTGCTCTGCACcccggacacacccattctgttgtgtcattactggtagagtgtcagtactggctaattttttttaaaacattgtgtgattggacaatccccgattcgactcagcgcagctgcagttcgttaggttgatttACGTTTGCAAAGTGCAAGTGGAGtcatttcaaaatgagagaacattctgttttttctttacaaaaaaatgcttttacaaagcgttcagatgaagaaaaaaacaggataaaggaggtcccaatttaaaaattcagcagcaggcaggtgATCGTGGACGATCCTACACGAGGGCTTTTTCCAGCTCTTCTTATGACAAGCGGAGTTGGCTAGCTGGATGTGATGTAAGCAATGCCTTTTACTGCTTTCCGTGTTTGTTATTTCAAAGTTCTGGCACGGAGGCAATGTGGACAACAACTGGGGTAAGAGACTTAAAACATCTTTCAGAAAAATGCAAACGGCACGAAAACAGCCGCAGCCACCTGGACAATGCAATGAAGCTAAGTTTTTGGGGGAAACTTAGCATTGCTCAACAGCTAGATGAAGGCTACAGGATTGCTGTTAGACGACACAATAAAGAGGTGACAAAAAATCGGCACATCCTTTCTAGAATAATAGACTATGTTAAGTTTTGTGGAGCCTTTGAGCTGGCCTTGCGTGGTCATGACGAAAGTAAGAGCTCTGAAAATCCCGGGATCTTTCGTGGGTTGGTTGATTTTGTTGCTTCTCTTGATGGAGTACTAAAAGAGCACCTTGAGAATGCTACTGTGTTTAAGGGAACTTCGA of the Fundulus heteroclitus isolate FHET01 chromosome 12, MU-UCD_Fhet_4.1, whole genome shotgun sequence genome contains:
- the LOC105922970 gene encoding uncharacterized protein LOC105922970 isoform X1: MASPASDGQPLKRSRSYEFLPPNLSELRVVLLGSRWSQRRSVGNFIMAKDVFNTEPQSCVRVGGEVEKTRIVVINTPDLQFSTTAEQTQFIKDCASVSAPGPHVFLLVLEPENITEEEKNTMHRVLQAFNDRSFDHSFILMLSSELRQHNNVFDDYTKKVPTQELIIKYRYRYLKMEDIDLPELLTRFGQIVKENNGEHVSYEEFEEAATSLPDPHQSLKEKAPTRSLVAVVKDAGIRGQISRTHLSYEASDFRIVLLGKSEDKKSKLGNLIIEEQEFHHQKHSVASCGEWRGKPVIVVKTPDMFSLTQEEILGEMNNCVRLCYPGPHVLLLLVKPSKFTEENRKTMNFILTLFGPDAFKHSVVILTHNEKRSSVNELLSLVQGRCYNMNKNDRSLLMKEIETMMVENKGTYLSFRGETSRPQQEQIKPPLNLVLCGRRGAGKTSAAKAILGQTELRSNSSVSVKNQGEVSGRWVSVVELPALYGRSQQEVMKESFRCVSPCDPKGVHAFILVLPVGPLTDEDKGELQTIQDTFSSVVNDFIMVLFTVESDPKAPPVVKFISGDGDIQRLIQSCGGRYVVVNIKDQQLNPELLTEVEKTIIHKNSPGFYTSETFTRAQMEKTIKQDEHITRLEAEMKKLKKTQSDLCTEPDQSSMHLRIVLIGKTGCGKSSSGNTILGRKAFKAESNPNSVTKCCQKEECEVDGRPVAVVDTPGLFDDSLSHEEVNDETLKCMSLLAPGPHVFLLVLRIGRFTPEEKETLRLIKEGFGKGSEKFTIILFTNGDTLEHDGQTIEDYIKKDQNLLEKLISDCGGRYHVFNNHDRQNRTQVSDLIRKIDRMVKENNGCFYTNEMLQEAEAAIQKKTEKILKEKEEEMKREREELKRKYEEDMQEMKRKMEEEKEKLKQEADWKLKEMKENIDKEHKQREKEQEKREKEKRKRETDDKTHRQNLIQQLEDLDKQIQSEKEEKKIVNRELERIREEKEKDKEAWEKERKEWWEKQKEEEEKRKEEEQRKLRELEEQYKEERERYEEERKKEEQIRREQEEKERKILEEKLERLQKEYEDRAREEAVKSNEFQEKYKKEFEAQKEALKEQIKDKEEKYDLLKALAAHKESEKRKQHKHEISNLVNCISKKRGNITAVKDLLIKHEKELKQTKTEKEKEEMQKNHETEISELVEKLLEEAKTKSSCSIL
- the LOC105922970 gene encoding GTPase IMAP family member 8 isoform X2, with protein sequence MAKDVFNTEPQSCVRVGGEVEKTRIVVINTPDLQFSTTAEQTQFIKDCASVSAPGPHVFLLVLEPENITEEEKNTMHRVLQAFNDRSFDHSFILMLSSELRQHNNVFDDYTKKVPTQELIIKYRYRYLKMEDIDLPELLTRFGQIVKENNGEHVSYEEFEEAATSLPDPHQSLKEKAPTRSLVAVVKDAGIRGQISRTHLSYEASDFRIVLLGKSEDKKSKLGNLIIEEQEFHHQKHSVASCGEWRGKPVIVVKTPDMFSLTQEEILGEMNNCVRLCYPGPHVLLLLVKPSKFTEENRKTMNFILTLFGPDAFKHSVVILTHNEKRSSVNELLSLVQGRCYNMNKNDRSLLMKEIETMMVENKGTYLSFRGETSRPQQEQIKPPLNLVLCGRRGAGKTSAAKAILGQTELRSNSSVSVKNQGEVSGRWVSVVELPALYGRSQQEVMKESFRCVSPCDPKGVHAFILVLPVGPLTDEDKGELQTIQDTFSSVVNDFIMVLFTVESDPKAPPVVKFISGDGDIQRLIQSCGGRYVVVNIKDQQLNPELLTEVEKTIIHKNSPGFYTSETFTRAQMEKTIKQDEHITRLEAEMKKLKKTQSDLCTEPDQSSMHLRIVLIGKTGCGKSSSGNTILGRKAFKAESNPNSVTKCCQKEECEVDGRPVAVVDTPGLFDDSLSHEEVNDETLKCMSLLAPGPHVFLLVLRIGRFTPEEKETLRLIKEGFGKGSEKFTIILFTNGDTLEHDGQTIEDYIKKDQNLLEKLISDCGGRYHVFNNHDRQNRTQVSDLIRKIDRMVKENNGCFYTNEMLQEAEAAIQKKTEKILKEKEEEMKREREELKRKYEEDMQEMKRKMEEEKEKLKQEADWKLKEMKENIDKEHKQREKEQEKREKEKRKRETDDKTHRQNLIQQLEDLDKQIQSEKEEKKIVNRELERIREEKEKDKEAWEKERKEWWEKQKEEEEKRKEEEQRKLRELEEQYKEERERYEEERKKEEQIRREQEEKERKILEEKLERLQKEYEDRAREEAVKSNEFQEKYKKEFEAQKEALKEQIKDKEEKYDLLKALAAHKESEKRKQHKHEISNLVNCISKKRGNITAVKDLLIKHEKELKQTKTEKEKEEMQKNHETEISELVEKLLEEAKTKSSCSIL